In Methylotenera sp. L2L1, the following proteins share a genomic window:
- a CDS encoding energy transducer TonB gives MSKQPAKTALNPLASLIVKIKTMRVMTIALSISLLVHLVILSVHFEPELKKFRDKLPVLEVMLVNTKTKSKPQNTEVYAQANLDRGGNTDLDRQMKTALPAFKQQQADVTLKPVVNAKQAAKSAEQPAEEKQSKKNVAALERQAQALMTQLEATHKVESQPVQKVSATEVETAPQENLSKKVNIQDITAAALEMDRLEALIAKQQDEYQKRPKRKFVGGRAQEYRYALYVEAWRQKVEKIGNLNYPEAAKNLKLYGQLQMTVSIKADGSIESIEVNRSSGHKVLDAAARHIVELGAPYARFPDDVRKEIDVLSITRTWTFTKEESLATE, from the coding sequence TTGAGCAAGCAGCCAGCAAAAACAGCGTTAAATCCATTGGCATCACTCATTGTAAAAATTAAAACAATGCGTGTGATGACCATTGCGCTGAGCATCTCTTTGCTGGTGCATTTGGTGATTCTCAGCGTACATTTTGAACCTGAACTTAAAAAGTTTCGTGATAAGTTGCCAGTGCTCGAGGTGATGTTGGTTAACACCAAAACCAAGTCAAAACCGCAGAACACCGAGGTTTATGCACAAGCCAATTTAGACCGCGGCGGCAATACGGACTTAGACCGTCAGATGAAAACCGCATTGCCTGCATTCAAACAGCAGCAGGCAGACGTGACGCTTAAACCCGTGGTGAACGCAAAGCAAGCAGCCAAATCGGCAGAGCAGCCAGCAGAAGAGAAGCAATCGAAGAAAAATGTTGCCGCACTAGAGCGGCAAGCGCAGGCCTTGATGACGCAGCTGGAAGCCACGCATAAGGTCGAATCTCAGCCGGTGCAAAAGGTGAGTGCTACCGAGGTCGAGACCGCGCCTCAAGAGAATTTGAGTAAGAAGGTCAATATTCAAGATATAACTGCCGCCGCGCTGGAGATGGACCGCTTGGAAGCCTTGATTGCTAAGCAGCAGGATGAGTATCAAAAACGACCCAAACGCAAATTTGTCGGTGGCCGCGCGCAGGAATATCGCTATGCGCTATATGTAGAGGCCTGGCGCCAAAAAGTGGAAAAGATTGGTAATCTGAATTATCCGGAAGCCGCAAAAAATTTAAAACTGTATGGTCAGCTGCAAATGACGGTTTCTATTAAAGCCGATGGCAGCATTGAATCTATAGAAGTCAACCGCAGTTCCGGGCATAAAGTCCTGGATGCCGCTGCAAGACATATTGTTGAATTAGGTGCGCCTTACGCTAGGTTTCCTGATGATGTGCGTAAAGAGATCGATGTACTAAGCATCACCAGAACTTGGACGTTTACTAAGGAAGAAAGCCTAGCGACAGAGTAA
- a CDS encoding HIT family protein — protein sequence MICPLCSPTPHETLWSDDFCRVVLLNDTDYPAYCRVELLAHVKEMSDLAPQDRARMMKVVFAVETALREALNPDKINLASLGNKTPHIHWHVIPRFEHDKHFPNSHWGQAIRESHTSLLNAQTKQALADNMGTLIECALGSS from the coding sequence GTGATTTGTCCATTATGCAGCCCTACGCCCCATGAAACCTTATGGTCAGATGACTTCTGCCGTGTAGTGCTGCTTAATGATACAGACTACCCAGCTTATTGCCGGGTAGAGTTGCTAGCACATGTTAAAGAAATGTCTGATTTAGCGCCGCAAGACCGCGCGCGCATGATGAAAGTGGTATTTGCTGTAGAAACTGCATTAAGAGAAGCGCTCAACCCAGACAAAATCAATTTAGCGAGCTTAGGTAATAAAACCCCACATATTCACTGGCATGTGATTCCGCGTTTTGAGCATGATAAACACTTCCCCAACTCGCATTGGGGGCAAGCGATACGTGAAAGCCACACCTCGCTGCTAAATGCGCAAACCAAACAGGCTTTGGCCGACAATATGGGCACATTGATTGAATGTGCACTTGGCTCTAGTTAA
- the lptM gene encoding LPS translocon maturation chaperone LptM: MLLLVAQLILVGCGTKGPLYIPEQAYPQPAASNK; the protein is encoded by the coding sequence ATGTTACTGTTGGTTGCCCAGCTGATATTAGTAGGCTGCGGCACTAAGGGCCCACTTTATATTCCTGAACAGGCATATCCACAGCCAGCCGCATCCAACAAATAA
- the ispH gene encoding 4-hydroxy-3-methylbut-2-enyl diphosphate reductase — MNPEQTTLNHQLTGEAPSSEAAIVLANPRGFCAGVDRAIIIVEQALDKFGAPIYVRHEVVHNKFVVDELRAKGAVFVEELDEIPTGSIVIFSAHGVSKAVRAEAKSRGLTAYDATCPLVTKVHIEVEKMRKAGMEIVMIGHKGHPEVEGTMGQVEQTTTADNQATNTKSSTGMYLVETPEDVAALTVKDPAKLAYVTQTTLSMDDAALVINALKEKFPQINAPKSDDICYATQNRQDAVKIMAQDCDLVIIVGSPNSSNSNRLREVAKNQGIEAYMVDNASYLKPEWLINKKKIGVSAGASAPEVLVKEVIAQLQSFGAGNVQELQGVIESVVFQLPKNLTNAAKTNPAKSHSN; from the coding sequence ATGAACCCTGAACAAACCACTCTGAATCACCAGCTCACGGGCGAAGCGCCTTCTAGCGAAGCTGCTATCGTACTTGCCAACCCCAGGGGCTTTTGTGCGGGCGTTGACCGCGCCATTATTATTGTAGAACAAGCCTTAGATAAATTTGGCGCACCGATTTACGTACGCCATGAGGTAGTGCATAACAAATTTGTCGTTGATGAACTACGCGCCAAGGGTGCCGTATTTGTTGAAGAGTTAGACGAGATTCCTACTGGCAGTATCGTGATTTTTAGTGCACATGGCGTATCAAAAGCGGTAAGGGCAGAAGCTAAATCACGCGGCCTGACTGCTTACGATGCAACCTGTCCACTAGTGACGAAAGTGCATATAGAAGTTGAGAAGATGCGCAAAGCAGGGATGGAAATCGTGATGATTGGGCACAAAGGCCACCCTGAAGTGGAGGGAACCATGGGGCAGGTTGAGCAAACTACTACTGCCGATAATCAAGCAACCAATACGAAAAGCAGTACAGGTATGTATTTAGTAGAAACACCTGAAGATGTTGCGGCATTAACAGTAAAAGACCCTGCTAAGCTCGCCTATGTCACTCAGACCACGCTCTCAATGGATGACGCTGCTTTAGTGATCAATGCGCTAAAAGAGAAGTTTCCGCAGATTAACGCGCCTAAAAGCGATGATATTTGTTATGCCACGCAAAATCGGCAGGATGCAGTGAAAATCATGGCGCAAGATTGTGACCTTGTGATTATCGTCGGCTCGCCTAATAGCTCAAATTCCAACCGCCTGCGTGAAGTAGCGAAAAATCAAGGCATTGAAGCCTATATGGTGGATAACGCTAGTTACTTAAAGCCAGAATGGCTAATCAATAAGAAGAAAATCGGTGTTTCTGCTGGCGCTTCTGCGCCTGAAGTGTTAGTAAAAGAAGTGATTGCGCAATTACAGAGTTTTGGTGCGGGCAACGTTCAGGAATTACAGGGGGTGATTGAAAGTGTCGTATTTCAACTGCCAAAAAACCTCACGAATGCAGCCAAAACTAATCCTGCTAAGTCACACTCTAACTAA
- the nudB gene encoding dihydroneopterin triphosphate diphosphatase yields MKTYKTPVSALVLIHTPDLKVLIMERADKAGFWQSVTGSIEGDETPYQAAVREVSEETGLDAKQYTLEDWEVSNIYEIYPHWRHRYAPGVTENREHLFGLVLPSPLPVILAPDEHLQYEWVDWREAAKRVFSWTNVDALKRLGERHQLTL; encoded by the coding sequence TTGAAAACGTATAAAACCCCAGTTTCTGCACTTGTGTTGATTCATACACCAGATTTAAAAGTGTTAATTATGGAGCGTGCGGATAAAGCAGGTTTCTGGCAATCGGTTACTGGTAGCATTGAAGGTGATGAAACACCCTATCAGGCAGCCGTTCGAGAAGTGTCTGAGGAAACAGGCCTAGATGCCAAGCAATATACTTTGGAAGATTGGGAAGTTTCAAATATATATGAAATTTACCCGCATTGGCGCCATCGCTATGCTCCTGGCGTCACTGAAAACCGCGAACACTTATTCGGCTTAGTGCTACCTAGTCCTTTGCCCGTTATACTGGCGCCTGACGAACATTTGCAATATGAGTGGGTCGATTGGCGTGAGGCTGCAAAACGGGTGTTTTCATGGACAAACGTAGATGCATTAAAAAGATTAGGTGAACGACATCAATTAACGTTATAA
- the lysA gene encoding diaminopimelate decarboxylase, with translation MNTFTLKNDVLHAENVALTQIAENFGSPCYVYSKSALSQAFERFSAGFKDANHLVCFAVKSNPSLAILNLFAKLGAGFDIVSGGELARVIAAGGDPKKVVFSGVGKTAEEMRAALEAGIFCFNVESASELVRLNDVATSMEKVAPVSLRVNPNVDAKTHPYISTGLKNNKFGVAYEDALDIYLQASEMSNIAIHGVDCHIGSQITELSPFLDAFDRVLALVDALAANKIDIQHIDLGGGIGICYSDETPPEFTAYAKAMREKLGNREVKLVFEPGRALVGNAGVLVTKVEYLKQTETKNFAIVDAAMNDLMRPALYDAYHDIKAVKPRAEATVNYEIVGPVCESGDFLGHDRALALEEGDLLAIMSAGAYGMSMSSNYNTRPRAAEIMVDGNQCHLIRKREQIADLFANENILPNS, from the coding sequence GTGAATACATTTACGCTTAAAAATGACGTGCTACATGCTGAGAATGTAGCCCTTACCCAAATTGCAGAGAATTTTGGCTCGCCTTGTTACGTATATTCTAAATCTGCACTTAGCCAAGCTTTTGAACGCTTTAGTGCCGGCTTTAAAGATGCTAACCACTTAGTGTGCTTTGCTGTAAAGTCCAACCCTAGCCTTGCGATTTTGAATTTATTTGCAAAGCTTGGCGCTGGTTTTGATATCGTATCTGGCGGTGAGCTGGCAAGAGTGATTGCTGCGGGTGGCGACCCTAAGAAAGTCGTGTTCTCTGGCGTGGGTAAAACTGCTGAGGAAATGCGTGCGGCATTGGAGGCCGGTATTTTCTGCTTTAACGTAGAATCTGCCAGTGAATTAGTACGCTTGAACGATGTAGCAACCTCTATGGAGAAAGTTGCACCTGTATCATTACGGGTAAACCCAAACGTAGATGCTAAAACACATCCTTATATTTCTACAGGTTTAAAAAATAATAAATTTGGCGTGGCATATGAAGATGCGCTGGACATTTATTTACAAGCATCAGAAATGTCAAATATTGCGATTCACGGTGTAGATTGCCATATTGGCTCACAAATTACTGAATTATCACCATTTTTAGACGCATTTGATCGCGTTCTAGCGCTGGTAGATGCTTTGGCGGCAAACAAGATTGATATCCAACATATCGACCTAGGTGGCGGCATTGGCATTTGCTATAGCGACGAAACGCCTCCAGAATTTACAGCTTACGCAAAAGCCATGCGTGAAAAACTGGGTAACCGTGAGGTAAAACTCGTGTTTGAGCCTGGCCGAGCCCTGGTTGGCAATGCTGGCGTTTTAGTCACTAAAGTTGAGTATTTAAAACAGACAGAAACAAAAAACTTTGCGATTGTCGATGCGGCGATGAATGACCTGATGCGTCCAGCACTTTACGATGCTTACCACGACATTAAAGCAGTTAAGCCTCGCGCTGAAGCTACAGTGAACTATGAAATAGTAGGGCCAGTGTGTGAAAGCGGCGATTTTTTGGGCCATGACAGAGCACTTGCATTAGAAGAGGGCGATTTGTTAGCGATTATGTCTGCAGGTGCATATGGCATGAGCATGTCTAGCAACTACAATACTAGACCGCGCGCTGCGGAAATCATGGTAGATGGCAACCAATGCCACTTAATTAGAAAGCGCGAACAAATTGCAGACTTGTTTGCCAATGAAAATATACTGCCAAACAGCTAG
- a CDS encoding (2Fe-2S) ferredoxin domain-containing protein, with protein MTSHFEHHVFFCLNQREGGAACCMDHGAEQAFEHMKSRVKKLNLNGKGKVRINRAGCLDRCNDGPVMVVYPQAVWYTFVDNDDIDEIIESHLINGKVVERLLV; from the coding sequence ATGACCAGCCATTTCGAACACCACGTATTTTTCTGCCTTAACCAGCGCGAAGGCGGTGCCGCCTGCTGTATGGATCATGGTGCAGAACAGGCCTTTGAGCACATGAAGTCCCGCGTGAAAAAGCTAAACTTGAATGGTAAAGGTAAAGTACGCATTAACCGTGCCGGCTGTTTAGATCGCTGTAATGACGGGCCAGTGATGGTGGTTTACCCGCAGGCGGTCTGGTACACCTTTGTCGATAACGATGATATTGATGAAATTATTGAAAGCCACTTAATCAATGGCAAAGTAGTTGAGCGTTTGCTGGTTTAA
- the nadA gene encoding quinolinate synthase NadA yields MSIATIPAAPIKFEKFQATDDADCQRRIIAAKEKLGKRLVILGHHYQHESVYRHADYTGDSLKLSRYTENLDAEYIVFLGVHFMAEVADILSRPEQIAILPDLAAGCSMADMANLAKVERSYRELNKVLNFDEQITPITYINSAADLKAFCGEHGGIVCTSTNAPKILEWGFAQREKVLFFPDQNLGRWSGYKMGIPLEQMPVWDPDQPLGGLTVEQIKNAKILLWKGHCAVHQMFRLQNITKFREEHPDGFVISHPEAPFEVCQHSDYVGSTEYILKTISDAPANTKWLVGTELNLVNRLAEQMKAEGKLVQFMSHVVCECSTMARIDPQHLAWVLENLVEGKVVNQIKVPAHEAELAKLTLDRMLAAS; encoded by the coding sequence ATGTCTATTGCAACCATACCAGCCGCCCCGATTAAATTCGAGAAATTTCAAGCGACAGATGACGCTGACTGCCAGCGCCGCATCATTGCCGCCAAAGAGAAATTAGGGAAACGCCTTGTTATTTTAGGTCATCACTACCAGCACGAGAGCGTGTATCGCCATGCCGATTACACGGGCGACTCACTGAAGCTCTCTCGCTACACTGAAAACCTAGATGCTGAATACATCGTATTTCTAGGCGTGCATTTCATGGCAGAAGTCGCCGACATTTTAAGTCGCCCAGAGCAAATTGCGATTCTGCCTGACCTTGCAGCAGGCTGCTCGATGGCGGACATGGCTAATCTTGCAAAAGTTGAGCGCAGCTACCGTGAGCTGAACAAAGTGCTGAACTTTGATGAGCAAATCACGCCAATTACCTACATTAACTCGGCTGCCGACCTCAAAGCATTTTGCGGTGAGCATGGCGGCATCGTCTGTACCAGCACCAACGCACCAAAAATTCTAGAATGGGGCTTTGCACAACGCGAAAAAGTGCTGTTCTTCCCTGACCAAAACTTAGGTCGCTGGAGTGGTTACAAAATGGGTATCCCACTAGAGCAAATGCCGGTGTGGGACCCTGATCAACCGTTAGGCGGCTTAACCGTAGAGCAAATCAAGAATGCGAAGATTTTGCTCTGGAAAGGGCACTGTGCGGTGCATCAAATGTTCCGCCTGCAAAACATCACTAAATTCCGTGAAGAGCATCCTGATGGATTCGTGATTTCACACCCAGAAGCACCGTTTGAAGTTTGCCAGCACTCTGACTACGTGGGCTCTACCGAGTATATTTTAAAAACGATTAGTGATGCGCCAGCCAACACTAAATGGCTAGTGGGTACGGAATTAAACCTAGTGAATCGCCTTGCCGAGCAAATGAAGGCTGAAGGCAAGCTAGTACAGTTTATGAGCCATGTGGTGTGTGAATGCTCTACGATGGCGCGTATTGATCCGCAACATTTGGCTTGGGTGCTGGAGAATCTGGTAGAAGGTAAAGTCGTGAACCAGATTAAAGTACCGGCGCACGAAGCGGAACTGGCAAAATTGACTTTAGACCGCATGTTGGCGGCGTCTTAA
- the mpl gene encoding UDP-N-acetylmuramate:L-alanyl-gamma-D-glutamyl-meso-diaminopimelate ligase, whose product MHIHILGICGTFMGGIAVLAKAAGHKVTGCDANVYPPMSTQLEAQGVELIEGFDPSQTALNPDIYVIGNVVSRGNPLMEAILNQGLPYISGPQWLAENVLQGKWVLAVAGTHGKTTTSSMLAWILEYAGLAPGFLIGGVPENFSVSARLPQAPAQDKNSVSPFFVIEADEYDTAFFDKRSKFVHYRPRTAVLNNLEFDHADIFDDLNAIEKQFHHLVRTVPQQGLVVANGKEDSLQRVLDKGCWTPVEKFGTDDDWQATNAQGDGSFDAIYKGQMQGHVAWGLLGEHNRMNALASIAAARHAGVAVEVSIAALTEFKNVKRRMEVRGESHGVVVYDDFAHHPTAIETTIAGLRAKVGAARILAVLEPRSNTMKLGVMKNALPASLAQADLVFCYQANLGWDAGAALAPIANKTQVHDDLTQLILAIKQVATAGDHVLVMSNGGFGGIHQKLLDALKEV is encoded by the coding sequence ATGCACATTCATATATTAGGTATTTGCGGTACATTCATGGGCGGCATCGCAGTGCTGGCTAAGGCCGCAGGTCATAAAGTCACAGGTTGTGACGCCAATGTTTATCCGCCAATGAGCACACAGCTAGAGGCGCAAGGGGTGGAGTTGATTGAGGGTTTCGACCCATCGCAAACCGCACTTAATCCAGATATTTACGTGATTGGTAATGTGGTATCACGCGGCAACCCTTTAATGGAAGCGATTCTAAATCAGGGCTTGCCGTATATTTCAGGCCCGCAGTGGCTGGCAGAGAATGTACTACAAGGTAAATGGGTGCTTGCAGTGGCTGGCACGCATGGCAAAACTACAACCAGCTCAATGTTGGCCTGGATATTGGAGTATGCAGGTTTAGCGCCTGGCTTTTTAATTGGCGGAGTGCCTGAGAATTTCTCAGTGTCAGCGCGTCTGCCACAAGCACCAGCACAAGATAAAAACAGTGTATCGCCATTTTTTGTGATTGAAGCAGACGAATACGACACCGCCTTCTTTGATAAGCGCTCCAAGTTTGTACATTACCGCCCACGTACTGCGGTATTGAACAATCTGGAGTTTGACCATGCCGATATTTTTGATGATTTGAATGCGATTGAAAAGCAGTTCCATCATTTGGTCAGAACTGTACCGCAGCAAGGCTTAGTAGTTGCCAATGGTAAAGAGGATAGCTTGCAGCGCGTGCTGGATAAAGGCTGCTGGACACCCGTAGAGAAGTTTGGCACGGATGACGACTGGCAAGCCACTAACGCACAAGGTGACGGTAGTTTTGATGCTATTTACAAAGGCCAAATGCAAGGGCACGTGGCATGGGGTTTGTTAGGTGAGCACAACCGCATGAATGCGCTGGCAAGTATTGCAGCAGCTCGTCATGCAGGTGTGGCGGTTGAGGTGAGTATTGCTGCGTTGACTGAATTTAAGAACGTAAAACGCCGTATGGAAGTGCGTGGAGAGAGCCATGGCGTGGTGGTGTATGATGATTTTGCGCATCATCCTACCGCCATTGAAACCACCATTGCCGGCTTGCGCGCCAAAGTAGGTGCTGCCCGTATCTTGGCAGTATTGGAGCCACGTTCTAACACCATGAAGCTTGGGGTGATGAAAAACGCCCTACCAGCTAGCTTAGCGCAAGCTGATTTGGTGTTTTGTTATCAAGCCAATTTGGGCTGGGATGCTGGCGCGGCGCTTGCGCCCATCGCCAATAAAACCCAAGTGCACGATGACCTGACGCAATTAATCCTTGCGATTAAGCAAGTGGCAACGGCTGGAGACCATGTGTTGGTAATGAGTAACGGTGGCTTTGGCGGCATTCACCAAAAATTGCTAGATGCGTTAAAAGAAGTGTAA
- the purU gene encoding formyltetrahydrofolate deformylase — protein MKNTATLLITCPDTKGIVAAIADFLLQHNANILHADQHQDAENNLFLMRVEWDLTGFNLDEASFNHAFSEVANKFSMQWQLKLSQHKTRVAIMVSQYDHCLADLLHRHKSGELACEIPLVISNHRDTEALVKFYGIDFHHIEVNKDNKSQAEAAQFKLFADYNIDLIVLARYMQILSPDFVTRYPQRIINIHHSFLPAFIGARPYHRAFERGVKLIGATSHYVTEVLDEGPIIEQGIDRISHRDQVEDLIQKGRDLERVVLSKAVRWHIENRILLYANKTVIFD, from the coding sequence ATGAAAAATACTGCAACCCTACTGATTACTTGCCCAGATACTAAAGGCATTGTCGCAGCAATCGCTGATTTCTTACTTCAGCACAATGCTAATATTTTACACGCAGACCAACATCAAGATGCGGAAAATAATCTATTTTTAATGCGCGTTGAATGGGATCTCACAGGATTCAATTTAGACGAAGCGAGTTTTAATCATGCATTTTCTGAAGTTGCTAACAAATTCAGCATGCAGTGGCAACTTAAGTTATCTCAGCATAAAACGCGCGTGGCCATTATGGTATCGCAGTATGACCATTGTTTAGCAGATTTGTTGCATCGACATAAAAGTGGTGAATTAGCTTGTGAAATACCATTAGTGATTAGTAATCATCGTGATACTGAAGCGCTAGTTAAATTTTATGGCATTGATTTTCATCATATTGAAGTTAATAAAGACAATAAGTCTCAAGCTGAGGCCGCTCAATTTAAGCTGTTTGCAGATTACAACATTGATTTAATCGTGTTGGCGCGCTATATGCAGATTTTATCGCCAGACTTTGTCACACGTTACCCGCAACGTATTATTAATATTCATCATTCCTTCTTGCCCGCGTTTATTGGCGCTCGCCCTTACCACCGTGCATTTGAGCGTGGCGTTAAGTTGATTGGTGCAACTAGCCACTACGTGACAGAAGTATTGGATGAAGGTCCGATTATTGAACAAGGCATTGACCGCATTTCACATCGCGACCAAGTAGAAGATTTGATTCAAAAAGGACGAGACTTAGAGCGTGTTGTACTATCAAAAGCAGTGCGCTGGCATATTGAGAACCGTATTTTGCTATACGCAAACAAAACGGTTATTTTTGATTAA